One Helianthus annuus cultivar XRQ/B chromosome 7, HanXRQr2.0-SUNRISE, whole genome shotgun sequence genomic region harbors:
- the LOC110936879 gene encoding squalene epoxidase 3 yields the protein MENTIDNSYIVGTFFVSLLAFVVQLILRRRTSNSVSHSRKIIYGYNNVFKNRSDLTCGECFQPRYGSVDADVIIVGAGVSGAALAHTLGKEGRKIRVIERDLTEPDRIVGELLQPGGYLKLIELGLQDCVEEIDAQRILGYALFKDGKITKLPYPLEKFCSGVSGRAFHNGRFVQRMREKAATLPNVTMEQGTVTSLIEDEGTIRGVQYKNKSGQVTKVFAPLTIVCDGCFSNLRRSLCKPQVEVPSCFVGLVLKNCELPYPNHGHVVLADPSPILFYPISSNEVRCLVDIPGQNLPSLGNGDMSKYLKTIVAPQVPPEVHAAFMAAIDSGNIKTMPNRSMPASPVSTPGALLLGDAFNMRHPLTGGGMTVALADIVVLRDLLKPLHDFTDANLLTKYLESFYTLRKPVASTINTLAGALYVVFCASPDKARKEMREACFDYLSLGGICSTGPVGLLSGLNPSPVCLVLHFFAVAVYGFGRLMLPIPTPKRLWLGVRLILGASGIIFPIIKAEGVRQMFFPASVPAYNRASSKKGSQ from the exons ATGGAGAATACGATCGATAATAGCTACATTGTTGGTACTTTCTTCGTTTCTTTATTAGCTTTTGTTGTTCAATTGATTCTACGACGTCGTACAAGCAACTCAGTCTCTCACTCGAGGAAGATAATTTATGGTTACAATAACGTTTTTAAAAATCGGAGCGATTTGACATGTGGAGAGTGCTTTCAACCTCGTTACGGGTCTGTAGATGCTGACGTCATCATCGTCGGGGCTGGTGTCTCTGGTGCCGCCCTTGCTCATACTCTTGGCAAG GAAGGACGTAAAATTCGAGTGATCGAAAGGGATTTAACCGAACCCGACAGGATTGTAGGTGAATTGCTACAACCAGGTGGATACCTTAAGCTAATTGAGTTGGGTCTtcaag ACTGTGTGGAGGAAATAGATGCTCAAAGGATACTTGGATATGCTCTTTTCAAAGATGGAAAGATCACTAAATTACCATATCCCCTTGAGAAATTTTGTTCAGGCGTTTCTGGTCGAGCGTTTCACAATGGGCGATTCGTTCAGAGGATGCGGGAGAAAGCCGCTACTCTTCCTAA TGTAACTATGGAGCAGGGTACTGTTACATCCCTTATTGAAGATGAAGGAACTATTAGAGGTGTtcaatataaaaataaatctggTCAAGTTACCAAAGTGTTTGCGCCTCTTACAATCGTTTGCGATGGTTGTTTCTCTAACTTGCGTCGTTCCCTTTGCAAGCCACAG GTTGAAGTTCCCTCATGCTTTGTGGGGTTGGTTTTGAAGAACTGCGAGCTTCCGTATCCAAACCACGGGCATGTCGTGTTAGCCGACCCATCACCGATCTTATTTTATCCGATTAGCAGCAATGAAGTTCGTTGTTTGGTTGATATACCTGGTCAAAACCTTCCTTCTCTAGGTAATGGTGACATGTCAAAGTATTTGAAGACCATTGTGGCACCTCAGGTTCCACCTGAGGTGCATGCTGCATTTATGGCTGCTATTGATTCAGGGAATATAAAAACAATGCCAAACAGAAGCATGCCCGCCTCTCCTGTTTCGACACCTGGCGCGCTTTTATTGGGCGATGCTTTCAACATGCGCCATCCTTTGACCGGTGGAGGGATGACCGTTGCACTTGCTGACATTGTTGTGTTACGAGACCTTCTTAAACCGTTGCATGATTTTACTGATGCAAATTTGCTTACCAAGTATCTCGAGTCATTCTACACCTTACGCAAG CCAGTGGCGTCTACAATAAACACATTAGCCGGAGCTCTATACGTGGTGTTTTGTGCATCACCCGACAAAGCAAGGAAAGAAATGCGAGAAGCATGTTTTGACTACTTGAGTCTAGGTGGCATTTGTTCAACCGGGCCCGTTGGTCTCCTTTCTGGGCTAAACCCAAGCCCGGTTTGCTTAGTCCTTCATTTCTTTGCGGTGGCTGTTTATGGCTTTGGTCGTCTTATGCTACCTATACCTACCCCTAAACGGTTATGGCTCGGTGTTAGGTTGATTCTG GGCGCGTCGGGGATTATTTTTCCTATCATTAAAGCTGAAGGGGTGAGGCAAATGTTCTTTCCTGCTAGTGTGCCTGCATATAACAGAGCTTCTTCAAAGAAGGGGTCACAATGA
- the LOC110934889 gene encoding receptor-like protein 44 — protein sequence MGFFSLTLMSILMCAFLPPSSQDPNDQSCLTNLFQSMHVPDHNLVNWTEPNLANPCSGFMSNLTGATCNNGRIYKLSLSNLSLYGSISPYISNCTSLQSLDLSNNALTGPIPTEFQYLINLAILDLSSNHLSGTIPPSLTMCMFLNIIDLHNNSLTGPIPPQLGSLVRLSVFDVSDNKLSGVIPTSLVDRPGNLPGFNATSYSGNEDLYGYPLGPMKSRSGLPVLLIVGIGLGSGLISLVLSFVVTCVWLKVTDQKLAAEHQGKINELMPEY from the coding sequence ATGGGCTTTTTTAGTTTGACACTAATGTCAATACTAATGTGTGCTTTCTTGCCTCCATCATCACAAGACCCCAATGATCAATCTTGTCTAACAAACTTGTTCCAATCCATGCACGTCCCGGACCATAACTTGGTCAATTGGACCGAACCCAACCTCGCAAACCCATGTTCGGGTTTCATGTCAAACCTCACAGGCGCAACGTGCAACAACGGTCGAATCTACAAGCTCTCCTTGAGCAACCTCTCCCTATATGGCTCAATCTCACCCTACATCTCCAACTGCACAAGTCTCCAATCATTAGACCTCTCAAACAACGCTTTAACCGGACCAATACCAACCGAATTCCAGTACCTCATTAACCTCGCCATCCTCGATCTCTCCTCCAACCACCTTTCGGGCACCATCCCaccatccctcacaatgtgcatGTTCCTCAACATCATTGACCTCCACAACAACTCCCTCACCGGACCAATCCCACCGCAACTCGGTTCATTGGTTCGGTTATCGGTTTTTGATGTTTCGGATAACAAACTGTCGGGTGTGATCCCCACAAGCCTCGTGGATCGGCCCGGAAACCTTCCTGGCTTCAATGCTACGTCGTATTCGGGTAATGAGGATCTTTACGGGTACCCTTTGGGTCCAATGAAGAGTAGATCAGGGTTGCCCGTTCTGTTGATTGTTGGGATAGGGTTGGGGAGTGGGTTGATTAGTTTGGTGTTGAGTTTTGTTGTGACGTGTGTTTGGTTGAAAGTGACGGACCAGAAGTTGGCTGCTGAACATCAAGGCAAAATCAATGAATTAATGCCGGAATATTGA
- the LOC110936881 gene encoding glutathione S-transferase T3-like, with the protein MHPYRPPFGGPARPTNPNTTQPQTPYNLQDMDPSFLSYAAYLSGAPPFVPPTYGFGQAGGSQPSQPEPESEPDVEVVPESQPEPVQDKSKRGRRSHKKKEKDEPRRAKTTIKWTKDEEYTLTRAWLDISEDEDTANFQTGPVFWDRVRALFYSSWGQGEHRDKDSISSKWTDINNKCHAFQEIYQRNYDNRPSGECDVGVLTKTLEEFDRTKSPFTYYKCWELLRKSPKWALVNPMTSSSRRRAKRSKTSSSADPSTPTSDARNVDLNETLDVDEQIQEELARPTSRRKGTGKKTVESSSDLDLKDDFEEMNRRLQDIRDLGHKRWEIMKDRVVETKKFNELQEARQMEKDIEFLSKPIDHLQGDALILAQMLL; encoded by the exons ATGCATCCATACCGACCCCCGTTTGGTGGCCCCGCAAGACCcacgaacccgaacacaacccaaccgcaaaccCCGTACAACCTacaagacatggacccgagctttttaagttacgcggcttacttgagtggcgccCCTCCTTTTGTTCCTCCCACCTACGGCTttggtcaagccggcgggtcgcaaccgtcacaacccgaacccgaatccgaaccCGATGTCGAGGTCGTGCCGGAGTcgcaacccgaaccggtgcaagaCAAATCGAAACGCGGCAGAAGGTCGCATAAAAAGAAGGAAAAGGATGAGCCTCGACGTGCAAAAACAACCATTAAATGGACGAAGGACGAGGAATACACGTTGACTCGGGCGTGGCTCGATATTTCGGAGGACGAAGATACCG caaactttcaaacgggcccCGTTTTTTGGGATAGGGTGCGTGCACTCTTTTATAGCTcgtggggtcaaggcgaacatcgggacaaggattcaatttctagcaaatggaccgacatcaacaacaaaTGTCACGCGTTTCAAGAAATTTAccaacgtaactacgataatCGCCCGAGCGGTGAATGTGACGTCGGGGTTTTAACAAAGACTTTGGAGGAGTTCGATAGGACGAAAAGCCCTTTCACGTACTATAAGTGTTGGGAGctactacgaaaaagtccaaagtgggcgcTTGTTAATCCAATGACGTCAAGTAGTAGACGCCgggctaaaaggtcaaaaacatcatcctccgcCGACCCGTCAACTCCGACATCCGATGCCCGTAATGTTGATTTAAATGAAACGTTGGACGTTGACGAGCAAATTCAAGAAGAGTTGGCCCGACCCACCAGTAGAAGAAAGGGAACCGGGAAAAAAAcggtcgagtcgtcttccgatctcgacCTAAAGGatgatttcgaggagatgaaccgtcgtctccaagatATTCGCGACCTCGGCCACAAACGTTGGGAGATTATGAAAGACCGAGTAGTTGAAACCAAAAAGTTCAACGAGTTGCAAGAGGCGCgacaaatggaaaaggacattgagtttttgtccaaaccgatCGACCACCTCCAAGGCGACGCGTTGATCTTGGCTcaaatgc TATTGTAA